One window from the genome of Nicotiana sylvestris chromosome 9, ASM39365v2, whole genome shotgun sequence encodes:
- the LOC104216053 gene encoding uncharacterized protein, with the protein MTEVVGYYTASIQKLEMQMRDLSREQNPKQKGQLPSDTIANPKSGGSGSTSHVMAITTRSGKVLQGDIEQEVVGEEVEQEVEAEEQGVVEVERVPEKEKVQEVNQEGVKEKEKETSKAPPPIPRPPPPFPQRLIRRVDDRKLEKFYDILKQLSVNIPFLEAFQEMSGFAKYLKDFITKNRTTKNEVVNMTHRVSSIIATSPVQKKEDPGAFTMPCTIGERDFAKALCDNGASINLMPLAIYKQDGLGMLRPTSMRLQMVDRSIKRSVRIVDDVIVKVEKFHFPADFVILDCAVDKEIPIILGRTFLATGRALMDSE; encoded by the coding sequence ATGACCGAAGTTGTTGGATATTACACCGCATCTATCCAAAAGTtagagatgcaaatgagagaccTTTCAAGAGAGCAAAACCCAAAGCAAAAAGGGCAACTTCCTAGTGATACCATTGCGAACCCGAAGAGTGGTGGAAGTGGCTCAACTTCTCACGTCATGGCAATAACTACTAGAAGTGGGAAGGTTTTACAAGGTGACATTGAGCAAGAGGTTGTTGGGGAAGAAGTCGAACAAGAAGTTGAAGCAGAAGAGCAAGGGGttgttgaagttgaaagggtGCCGGAAAAAGAGAAGGTGCAAGAAGTGAACCAAGAAGGGGTGAAGGAAAAGGAGAAGGAGACATCAAAAGCTCCACCTcctattcctagacctcctccgcctTTTCCTCAAAGACTTATTAGAAGGGTTGATGATAGAAAGCTTGAGAAATTCTATGATATTCTAAAGCAATTGTCGGTGAACATTCCATTCTTGGAGGCTTTTCAAGAAATGTCGGGGTTTGCCAAATATTTGAAGGATTTTATCACCAAAAATAGGACCACAAAGAATGAGGTGGTAAACATGACTCACCGGGTTAGCTCTATTATTGCCACAAGCCCTGTCCAAAAGAAAGAGGACCCGGGAGCATTTACTATGCCATGCACTATCGGGGAGCgtgactttgcaaaagccctttgtgacaATGGGGCTAGCATCAACTTGATGCCACTTGCCATCTACAAACAAGATGGATTAGGGATGCTGAGGCCAACAagcatgaggttacaaatggtcGATCGATCTATTAAGCGATCGGTACGAATTGTTGATGATGTGATTGTGAAAGTtgaaaaattccattttcccgcTGACTTTGTAATTCTTGACTGTGCTGTTGataaagagatccctatcatcttGGGGAGAACATTCCTAGCCACGGGAAGAGCACTCATGGATTCAGAGTGA